A DNA window from Ipomoea triloba cultivar NCNSP0323 chromosome 10, ASM357664v1 contains the following coding sequences:
- the LOC116032310 gene encoding F-box protein SKIP16 — protein sequence MMGLESVGGLAIHIILSKLMPEDVAATACISRRFRDWVSDDDSLWSKFCADELGLSSPQDPWGNPTPSFRVSYQTWREAFNMYPWTLVIRAKRCWSRIRSWMEINFPEVLPTLRKGASEDQINYLEESLKVKLPLPTRVLYRFCDGQELSNDEFTGSSTENEPMNLLGLIGGYSFYNHLVNVSLFSLSQVIVETKNAMRYLGLGTRPKYIVVAASITAYGKIFYLNCSTGQLHVGTWDLSIGREVLPCVPESLLCSVHDTKGSQQQDAMLLWLEEYGRRLENGIVKVRTDECTRSISHFPEESPLCSTAVTNGVKVRASAVLVPECCNLQHDSEKYMFAYSIRMSLSPEGCIINGMKFSSCQLYRRRWIICGNDAIVDDISGEAVIGKFPLLRPGEEEFVYESCTPLSSSSGSIEGSFTFVPGRLAEPKGSPFEVEVARFPLQLPDYIF from the exons atgaTGGGATTGGAGAGCGTGGGTGGGCTTGCGATTCACATCATACTATCGAAACTCATGCCGGAAGACGTAGCCGCTACGGCTTGCATCAGCCGGAGATTTAGGGATTGGGTATCCGACGACGATTCCCTCTGGTCCAAATTCTGCGCCGATGAACTCGGCTTGTCTTCTCCTCAGGACCCTTGGGGAAACCCCACCCCCTCGTTCAGG GTGTCTTATCAAACATGGAGGGAAGCATTCAATATGTATCCATGGACCTTGGTTATAAGAGCCAAAAGATGTTGGAGCAGAATTAGAAGCTGGATGGAGATTAATTTCCCTGAGGTTTTGCCTACCTTACGCAAAGGTGCTTCCGAGGATCAAATAAATTACTTGGAGGAGtctttaaaagtaaaattgcCTCTTCCCACTAGGGTTCTATACCGGTTTTGTGATGGTCAAGAACTGAGTAATGATGAGTTCACTGGAAGCTCAACCGAAAATGAACCTATGAACTTGTTGGGCTTGATTGGGGGGTACTCTTTCTATAACCATCTAGTAAATGTTTCCTTGTTTTCTTTAAGTCAAGTAATAGTTGAAACTAAGAACGCCATGCGTTACTTGGGACTCGGCACCAGACCAAAGTATATTGTTGTAGCAGCTTCTATCACAGCTTATGGAAAGATATTTTACTTGAACTGTTCAACCGGTCAACTCCATGTGGGTACCTGGGATCTGTCTATTGGCAGAGAAGTGCTTCCTTGTGTACCAGAGTCGTTGTTATGTTCTGTACACGATACAAAAGGCAGCCAACAACAAGATGCCATGTTACTGTGGCTAGAAGAATATGGCCGACGTTTGGAAAATGGAATTGTCAAGGTTCGAACAGATGAGTGCACTAGAAGCAtcagtcattttccagaagaaTCTCCACTTTGTTCCACTGCTGTGACGAATGGTGTTAAG GTTCGTGCATCTGCTGTGCTTGTCCCAGAATGCTGCAACCTTCAACATGATTCTGAGAAATATATGTTTGCGTATTCTATCCGCATGTCCCTTTCACCTGAAGGATGCATCATAAATGGAATGAAGTTTAGTTCTTGCCAATTGTATCGCAGACGATGGATCATCTGTGGCAATGATGCTATTGTAGATGACATTAGTGGAGAAGCAGTAATAGGAAAG TTTCCACTTCTACGGCCTGGTGAAGAAGAATTTGTATATGAGAGCTGCACACCTCTATCGTCTTCATCAGGCTCAATTGAAGGTTCTTTCACTTTTGTCCCTGGACG ATTAGCGGAGCCAAAAGGTAGTCCATTTGAAGTCGAAGTGGCAAGATTTCCTCTTCAGTTGCCAGATTACATTTTCTGA